DNA sequence from the Dunckerocampus dactyliophorus isolate RoL2022-P2 chromosome 4, RoL_Ddac_1.1, whole genome shotgun sequence genome:
aacggggaaataatctgtcagccttgatCACTGTAGTACGGTAGCACCGTGCTCAGTACTACATAGAATACAAGGTTTTTCAAGTGGCTTTatgtcaccagccaaattagaagcaagcagatggaaagaaaaaaaaaaacaccggcagtgacccaCGCAACATGAGCCATTtacaactctgtcttgtcaaatgcaccgcgtacgtaacgaatCACGGCATGACTCCTCTCCCTggcagtcgctgtgtgtgactggccagtcacagagcgagaagagtgaatacataagtagtaaCCCAATGAGGATGTCCCTTCATCACGATTCCAcataatgatgagctgtactcgtttcatgctcgtactcggcaaaaatgtattatccgGAATGTCAAAAACGAggatccggctcatccctaacaGATATTCTCAAACTTTTATACTTGTCAGCCCCCAAAGGATCTGCACCAAATTTTTGGGTGATTCGCTGAAACACGCTGTGAATTTACAATGGGTAGAGCACATTgcactgtgtgagaaatttcaagtcagttagacttatggggtttaataatGGGGTGCCACCAAGTGGTGTATTTGCACATAGGAAACACAAGGgggatgcatgttttgacacattttcacccttttgtgtgttcttttccaaactcattctcatgtaacattgtaacattgCGTGTTCATGGTGTCTCCTCAGGCGGCCACATCTCCTCCAGACGACCAGAAGCTGAAGATTGAATAATTGCTTCATTAGATGCAGCATAAACTGTCCACAATTTAgcgtttaatttatttagtgtgattatttatctgtatgagTGTTTGTATGtcgaattgttattattattattattattattacgctATTGTCTGTATGTGAGGATGCTGAGCGTTCAGTTCACAGACAGCTctggttttatttattgtacTGCTCTTGTTATAGGTCAGAGAAACTGTCATCATCTCACTGTGGGAAAAGACAAGGTGACATTTGAACAATAAAGTGTCTGAGTGTTACTTCTGGGTTGATTTTCGTGTTTACATTACCTCAACACCTCAGCCTTTTGTACTCAGCCTTTTACTGGATGACATCACACAAGCATTAGAGCAACACAAAAGATGGAAATGCAACACAAACAACCAGACGGTATCTCACAATAGTGAGCaccaataattattattacaatatgaAACTTGGGTagactttagagtagtcagtgtaaagcttgtatagcagtatatttttaatatctactgcaaatgactcaacacacagccattattgtctaaatatatGGCAGATATATGGCAAGATAATCGtgtcttgtctacagtcaagcatggggATGATAGCAttgtggtctggggctgcatagGTGCTGcgggcactggggagctgcggttcatttaAGGGCAACATGAATTCCAGCATGTACTATGACTTTTTAACTTGCCGGTGAATATTATCTTTtactttttagtttttttgttaatataatatccatacattcattttctatactgcttctcctctttagggtcgcgggggcatgctggagcctatcccagctgactttgggcaccagccaatggcagggcacatatagacaaacaaccattcacactcacattcatacctatggacaatttagagtcgccaattaacctaacatgcatgtttttagaatgtgggaggaaaccagagtacctgttTTTGGCTGTGTGTTTTGGGTCGTTGTCCTGTTGGAGGACCCATTGAGACCAAGCTTCCTGATAATGGGCAACTGATATGACTCCAAAATGCCTTGAGAGTCTTGACATTTCATTGTATCTGCTGTGGGGAAAAAATCTATCCTCACTAAGCAAGAGAATGCCTGTAATGAGGACATAGACCTTGAGGAGTTTATTACCTTGGCAAAGCACTAGTGGCTTTCTATGCTTCATTATGTGCGAAAGAAACTTAGAAGATAAGACGTGACCTAAGTAATACCAGTAAAtgttagggttgtgaacgacaataaaccgatgcgaccggatatccggtttgacgaGCGAGCGATACGGTTGCACCGGTAGAAGCCTCCTGGATCAATAAGAATCAGCCAcaaatccttagattaatcgattgtagagacatgcaccaggtATCACAAGAGtagcaaccggttgacagtcTGTCATCTTAAACAACACGAGAGCCTGTGCTGCCGGCAAAGGACTGTCGCGCATTCACCGTAGCTTACCGTGACTGAATACGACAATGGGTGTAAATAGTAGCAATGcgcacattatagcgatctaattaaTCATATCCAGTATTAGGtactgtgtaaaactaagacaggaacaacatcgaattaaaagcactcaatgaattcagagccaccatccaccagcaggagcctggagtttgttttgcaGAGAGATTGTACGTCGCTttttgctagcatgaattaacttgaggttgtgcacaaatccaacaaacaaatacggtcaaacctgtcttagcggcagAAGATATGAAAGGTCATCATATCTTACCTTTCTGCATTCccgcatagtatcagcatttgggaccaaatatgaggtggaaaaaaagggtgaaaatacagtataatagtcTGTAGTAGACAGttagatggtgtgttcaaggaccgtcaaacaaataaatttctaactgtatattattttttgactaaaataATGCCAtcctcaatcaatcaatctcctttgtgccgtttcctgGCATGGTcatgcttgctaaccgccaataaacaatggaagaagaagaagaggaagaagctaaccagctcaataaatcttcggttcaaggagtcgGAACAGTAGGAGGACGATGGcaggaacaatatgttttaacacggatacaaaaacgctacagccgaacggcgccaggacgaggcacggtcagagtgagtcacttaattatttcttgtgtccaacctagtagattgatcattaaaattcaaacaaaatttgaactttgagagtgtttaaacaagcgacaaatgtgagaaaatgttaagccctgtctgagaaaagtgtataaagtgtatggtgaggggttttacatccttaaaacatatataataattgtaaacaaagaaagatggctacttcgcggatttcacttattgcaggctattttgggaacgtaTCACCTGCAATCAACGAGGGAAGTCCGTACTCTAAAAacgccacttttatagaattggcttctttattttataatgtaagattaacatctacatcaacaaaccgTGGAATCAAATTGAATCTGATCGAATCGTgttgtttgtacactgtatcgaatcgttctcTTTTcgtttttgaattgtttttgaatttgtgcatctAGATTCGAATGGTCCATCACAAAGAAATGTACATCCCTGGTAAGTAGTACATTTTTCCATCGCATACCCTGCACAGAGTAAAGACACCTTGTGTCGTCTGCAGCAAAGCAGCCTTAGAACATAACCGAGTCTCCTCTGTGTTATACACTAAGTTTCTCTGTATGCATCATTTTTGCATAGACTGTAAACATAGAGCTACTTTAGTTCCGCTTTACAAAATAGGTTCATAAAGGTGTGGTATGTGAGTTTCCACTGCTTGCATGTGGGCCCTGGGCTTTGTGTGGGTGGTCATGGAAACCAGGTAAACAAAGCCGCAATGGCTGGTCAGTCCCAGTGATTTCACTGCCAGTTCAAACAAAGGACACCTGGAATTTCCTGGGCCTGGCTTCACTTttatctttcattcattcaccttTTTAtggtcagcattttttttgttgaacaacCTTTATTTTTATACAGAATGTCAAGTCATTCAGGTTAGCTTAGACTATTACGTTTGttgcatgctgtttttttaagaaaactTGCATCTGTAGTTTACTTTTAGTGCATTGTCTCCCATTTTTTAACCTATCATACGCCTTCAGGTGTTGGCCTTTTATGTCAAAGCAAGGAATTTATTTGTTATGATTGGCGCACACCAGAGTTTGGATCCCACACAGAGAGGACAATGTTCAGtgtaaaaaatgatttcatGACAAAGGGTGTCCTCCGTAGgagggaaaaatacaaatagtgACAAAGTACAAAAGAGTCCACAGGTAAAGCAGAAATAAAACAGGTAGCACAAAAATACTGAACGCAAAGCCACTGCCAGGGAAAAAGGCTAgcaggaaaaaacaaatattataatACAAAGCGTTGCTGAAAAAAGCCAGACAGGACAACGGATGCACGAGGCAAAAACACAAGGCGCTGCTGGAATGCCGAGCAGGAATAGGAAACCTTAGCGTGAAACAAGAGCCAGAACAACGAAAGTACACTACACCGCGAGGCCGGGCAGAGCGGAGAGCGAGGTGGAGTCCGAGGTACGATCTGGCAACGAGGGGATGCTTCAGCCATGCTTAAAAAGCCAATCTTAATAGCGAAAACTGTGCTGGTCATTGTCACTTTCGCCTCTCATCAAACGGAGGGTCTCAGCAGTGCAACACCAACAAGAAAAGGCAGTTTAAATACAATCAATCAAATACAGTATTGACAGTGCAACAATGGAGCGGTGGTATTACAATGACAATAGCAGTATCACAACGGAGTAGTTGTAAGACCAATGATGCCCCAATGAAGTCTATGGGATCATTTATTATATCAGGCGATGATATTTTAATTAACTATTTGGTCTTGAAAATAAGACGAcccaaaatataagacaacccccctttactctgtgtatgtgtgtgtagatgTACCAGAAAGAAAAGCTTTGACTCCCTTAGGGAGAAGTTGTTTGGCAAGACAACCTGTTTTTTTGAGAGTCTTAAGGCAAAAATACTGTCTTAAAAATGATATTTGGGTCAGTGCCATACATTGCCACTTCACTTTTAAGTATCTACCACCCAGGCAATATTTGCAAACAGTGCCACTGATGGTACAGGAGGCATGCACTCGAGGTcctaacacaggggtgtccaaagtgcggccccgggggccattctggcccatggctgtttttttattggtccgcggctgattctaaaaatataatttaacaagaaaaataaaaataaaaaaaaaatcagcaattttcagtgaataaaatcaaaatatgaagagaaaaaagtgtaattttatgagaataaaccccTAATATATTAAGACAAATAGTGTTTCATAGAGTTGagttattaaagaaaaaatatgtttgttttttttgttgtaatgaagttgtaatattatgagaaacaaaataaagtttttttttggaaaattaggttggggaaaagtgataatattatgggcattaagtcaaaatattgtgagaaaagaAAATTAACCAAGATTAtttgaaaagaaagttgaaatatttggaaaaaaagagcaaagacccaagttcatactaatattctttttcacctatatcacaaagctgagatgcagttttacaaaatatcaaagcggcccttgcagccttcttttttttactatgtAGCTCCCGGCAGaagacgtttggacacccctgtcgtaacataattacaaaaatttgATTTCTAGATTACGTTTGTTGCAAACACCAAAGACAAACATTTGATAAGCCGCTTATTTTATACTCCTTTATAATCCTTTATTAGGCAAATGGATGAATACaagcaatacaatacaacaatacaatacaatgcatgTTAGAATAAAAGCTTTTATGTTTCTcgacattttgcacatttcctgtgtGGTGGCCTTGAGACCCACCAACATGTCGTCAGACGTCCGGTGGTTTTGTGTCACTTCAATCCTTTCTTCCTGTGCGGGCCATGACTCCGTGTTCTTGAGAACATTTGGCCCTCATCGTTCACATGAACGCTCCAACGGTCCACAGTCTGTCTTGTGGTTTAGTTGGTAGCGTGTGGAATCTcaaagttgaccaacttttcGGCTTATTGCCACAAAGTTTTACAATACACGTGCGAGGAATGATTTATAACCTGGCGTTAACTTTACAAAACTCTCGAACAACACAGCCGCTAGCTGCCGTAGGTAGTATACCGCTcggcagtggcttgaggcgttgtgagtgacgctaAGACAGGTGTTGTGTTAAATAATAGttgtttgtgttagctgctacaataacaatatcgctgtagcttggttaatatacaggtcagttatgtaaatggaacattgttggcgggtttttttagggctgtatcttcaaaataggtgtgtcccatgacgtccATTGTTAGCTCGCTCATGCtcacttgttttgttgttttcttgttttagaaagcacagaaaagggaaagaaatatgtgttcatgtttcacataaggattgtggataatgggcaaaattcccccaaaaagtgcagttttcctttaacaccaaagcggaggaaatgtgcattttcaaaaacagtttgaaatatccgacttaccgcaagtctgtgaatgcatctacagTGCATTCtggctgctgattggatgagcaagggaagggggaggGGAGCCACTGTGTTCAGTTAGTGAGACACAAAATGACATCTTGAGAGTGTGCTCCCCTTGCATGAGCTATCCATAACCATAAGTACGTCCccacaaagaaaaatgttgaaagaaaatagagtttaattctgaatggatatattcctttgccttcaaTGACACTGGATTCCCCAATCGTGTGCTCGACATGTGGCgggaaattagcaaacaacagaaaatggaaTGTTGAAagatattttcaaaacaagcactcagctttttctgaaaagtacccaaTTGCAGATGGGCGTAAGGGAACGATTTCACAACTACTACGAAAGGTTGAGTATAGCAAACATGCTTTCAAGGAGTGGATGACATTAATTCAGTGCAAGTATATTCAGTTGCCTGTGATAAGTCAGgtgatgtaaacaatattgagcagacagcactgatacgcagatatgtgaactctgatgggcttttttatgttaaggTGGCCTACATCTTGTTTTAATTTGACAGAAATACAGGCGCGACTCAAAAGGCCGACGTAGCtcagtgtttaaatgatttcgAAGTAGGCCTGCACATGCACTCCGCACTTCTGTTGTTATAACaggtaaaatttgaaaaagattaaaactttaGAAAGTTGTCATGTTTTGCAGCGCCGgaccatttttctttactggaagaggaggcaaaatggctcttttgattgTAAAAagtatgtcaaatttgcttaaatatgcaatttttttacaaccacgaaacagtgatggtGTCATACTTGGTGTCATCAAATGAATGTTTTGCACACAATTATGATTGCGTGCAAATGATTGTGTGCAATGGTTACTAGCTGAAAATGAAGAGTGACAGTCAGTTCCAAATGAGCAAGCctgaatttctttattttattgaaatggcccaaaatacagaataaaaaaagtatatttagttTTTCTTGATGATGTTTTTGATCCACTCGAGTTGCTTGGCTGAAAGAAAAGAGTACACTCCAGGCTTTTTAATGATACCACACTTATGTCCAAACGAAGTGACACCGACCAGGACTCCTTTGCACAATAGCGGACCACCAGAGTCTccctaaaaacaaaacacaaaaaagtgttCGGTAgggttttttggtttgttaGTTTGATGAACGCCTTGGCACAAATGATCACTTACAGAGCAGGTGTCCGCCACCCTTCTACCATCAGAACCAGCACATATCATGCCCTTCGTGATGATCGGGTTGAGATTGTAGTAGTCACGAGAGTTGCACTTGACTCTGTCTACTACAGTCACATTGACAGACATGAGGACGTTGGACATGTGCTTGGCGGCGTTGTTCGTCACCCCCCATCCGGCCACCACGCAGCTGCTGCCAGCCAACGGATCTCTGCCGGTTTTAGGCAACGGCAGAACGCTCACTGCCTTTGTCGCCTTCACAGCTTTGTCTAGCTACAATTGAACAAGTTAGCGATTCCAGTTGAAAACGCTTTCTTTCTTAAAGTAACAAACTTTCCGAAAGGAATTCTAAACGAATGCTGATGTATGCTGCTTAAAACGGCACGTGGGACGACATGACAGCAATGAAACCATGACAGCATTTCCACATGATTGCTTTTCTGTCCGTCTTGATGTTGTCAGCAATCCCATCGTTTTGAGCATACAACATCTCACCTTGAGCAACTTGAGGTCGTTGACCTTTTCATTATCATCGTAGCAAGGATGAGGAAATTGGCTTTTGACGTTTCTGATCTGGCGGGACTCCTTCTCCGGATTCTTCATGTTGTGTACACCAAGGAGCACCCTCTTGATACTGTGTGCATGACAACCAAGAGATGTCAATGTAGAATAGCTTcctcatactgtataataaagtGATGATATTGCCTGAGGGGGTGgtagaaatataaataatataaggaATATACATATCACATTattgttatgtattattataatattctacagcaggggtccccaagCACCGGGCCGTGGCCCAGTACCGGTTCGTGGGCAGGGCCAaactgggccgaggaaacctttcaggcacaatgataaaagaaaatacacacaaaaacaaaatacatttgaaaataactaaatacaattttaagtaaatgcatagcaattttggaaatatgggctattcattttattttaaaaataatatagtttaaagtttttgcatgtttatgttgtttgttgcgagtgtcccactttgtttgacagtctttgaacgcaccattgtacgtgcgctagccttctcccactctgcacagattgtcaactatactgtatttttatcagttTATCGGTTATCGAGAGCAGAAAACTCCCCAAAATTcaggttttattctctgaggggaggcttattgggccacactttgaacacccctgaacAAGCAgatcttttaaaaaaacgtgTAAAAATTTGCATTATTCGAAGACGGATATTTGGATAATTTCCTCCTTATACAATAGTCTTACTCAGCACAGTGGGCTGCAGTCAGAACCCATTGTGGATGGATCAGAGTCCCTCCACACTTTGGGTTTTTGCTCTCCAGCAGAGCCATGAATGGCAGTGAGTGGGGCCTCACTTCACTCCCGCCAATAATCTCTGCTGCATCATCTGTGGACAGATGTAATAGTCGTAAATGCAGGGATCACTAACCGACACAATGATTCCAAAGGGTCATACTCACTTGGCGTGGCAATGAGAAGAGCCACGGCAGACAGAAAGCCACTCAAATAAGCCGGTGAGAACATTGCGATCGAGACGAAGCCCACCTTGATGCATCTCTTTTATACGCTGGGAGGATGCGAAAGCCTGAGTCAGCCACATCGAACATTGTGGTTTGGGGCTGTTCCTGTCCTGAACATCTCAGGTCTTCAGTCGGGGGgccctgtggaaaaaaaaaagacatgagaCTCATGAACACGAGTCATAAGAATGTGTGTGAAAGGTGATGTCAAGTCTTGACAAAGACTGatgctgcaaacatttttttttcatgtgaatTCATCTACATTTGCCTCAAAAGCCATTAAATGACCAATCATTTGGTTAGCAACTCATACCTTAACTCGATTTACAGAAGTATGtgggtttttgttattaatttgaccagataaaaccaaaacatacaaaaactaagaatttttcccataggaaatcatgtaaactccaattaattacagttttacatgcagaaaacaatgtgaaataattattaatGATGACTAGATGGAACTtactgttgatgcagacttctaagtggagattgaattcaattgtgtttctcacgttctttctcaaaatgctggcactcgcaacttttttTAGCCCCATGGCGTGTTATTTAGCAGTCTCActcaattcaaaatgcatagcgactgagtcaccaatgcgtagggtgctttgtttgggcacacgACTTCGCAGAATGATACTGTACAGGGCAAACGAAATGTTGGAGAATATTTTGGACGAAAACGGAATCTTCCAAAAACTGAAGCCAACGAAAatgaagtttgactgtattacatGCAAAGAAATGTCATTGCAAAGCTGCACGATGCACTGTTCTGGATCAAGTCACAGTTCAGGATGCTAACTTCCATTCCTTAACCGCTCCACActaaagggtgaaaatttgtcgaAACATGGACTCCTTCTGTATTGGCTGtggtattatttttcctcggTGGCCCTGTTATTGTGTAAGttggacttgaaatttctcacacagctcaatccGCTCTAGAAAACAGCCACTGTAACTTTGGGGTGTTTAGCCAAACTACCAACACATTTGGGACACACCTTTAGGTCACTAACAAgcacgtttttttaaaatttgagcaaggttggttgaaaaatatggctgccatcaagcaaaacatctttgcatggATACGGGCGGGACTTCTCAACTAATTACCCATAAGTCTTACTCCAAAAACGTTATCTGTGTgcacaaagcattttgagcacaatcTCTAGGAGGCGCTATGAATGtaatttacagtcatgtgaaaaaatgtggacactgAATGGGGGGGCCAACAATGCTCCAATACCAAGGTCAGCTCAAATTAAACTGTTGGCTGTCTTTTGAATGACACGCGCACtgttaaaaatacacaacacattTCAATGTGATGCAAATAAAACTGTACCCAGTGTGAGTGATTCTGTCGCTGTTCAAATGGGAGCAAAACACCTGACGTTGAGCATGAAAGTTATAATGCATATGATGACCCACTTACTGCGCGTCAGTGAGCTGAATTCAAAAAAGATTATTGAAGCACTCGCTGgcagaaattattattttttaaaaaatatttaacgtAACGTAACACTCTTATTTGCTTTGTCCTACATTTCAAAGGAAATCCTCAccatactttttttcttacaaaaCGTCCCATGTGGTTTTGTCGACCACAAGTGAGACGTTTCTCAACACCAACGCACATCGTAACGTGCCGTTTATTTAAACCAAGACACGACACATTTTCAGCTGCACTTAGAGACTTTGACTAACATTCGGCTAACATTGTTTTGTGGGTAACGCGAAGCACAAGGATGGTTCATATTAAAGAAGCGTATGGTGCAATAACCAGACGCTAAGATATTGTATATGAGGGAAATGTTGCATGTATATACAGCTGTAGTTGGATGTTTACATCATCATGGGAATGAATGATATAAACcgggggtcaccaatgtttttccttgtgagagctacttttacaaaatgaaaatggccaagatctactcatttttgtaacatttcttttcagagcttattttaaacccaaacagatcaaatatgcttgttttaccaaacattaacaaaatactGGTGTCCAcagctcacattttgtatttcagaatgcatttctttctactcttctttcattattaactgaaaacctgaatgaaaagcaggcttgcgggtacctcatgtggtcgtggggggctacctggtgcccgcaggcaccacgttggtgacccctgttgtacagtattcattttaatgatttatttgaacctgTTCTTTTCCAGGGCAGATTGACTATACAACGTACAAATTGTTGGGTGCACAAGTTTGAATTTATTTGAGATTGTGTCAGAGTCAAACTTATACATGCAGTCACCTAAATCTTTTAGTCAGTGGTGCGGAAGGTTCTAGaacagtggttcttaaccttgttggaggtaccgaaccccatcaatttcatatgcccattcaccgaacccttatttagtgaaaaataaaatataattttttttcaaattcaagacaTAGGTACAGTATaagtttgtttataggtatatgtttgtttactggtgcacaaaatgacagaGACAGGACGCTGACTCCCATCACGG
Encoded proteins:
- the LOC129179906 gene encoding granzyme A-like → MFSPAYLSGFLSAVALLIATPNDAAEIIGGSEVRPHSLPFMALLESKNPKCGGTLIHPQWVLTAAHCADIKRVLLGVHNMKNPEKESRQIRNVKSQFPHPCYDDNEKVNDLKLLKLDKAVKATKAVSVLPLPKTGRDPLAGSSCVVAGWGVTNNAAKHMSNVLMSVNVTVVDRVKCNSRDYYNLNPIITKGMICAGSDGRRVADTCSGDSGGPLLCKGVLVGVTSFGHKCGIIKKPGVYSFLSAKQLEWIKNIIKKN